A stretch of DNA from Noviherbaspirillum sedimenti:
ACCTGGCGCCCGGCGCCGCCGCAGGTCTGGGCGTGTCCGCCGCCGCCCTGCACCCGAAGTACCCTGGCCTGATCATTTGCGACATCTCCGGCTATGGCGAAGACGGCCCCTACCGCGACAAGAAAGCCTACGACCTGATGATTCAGAGCGAGGCCGGCTTCCTGTCGGTGACCGGCACCAAGAACGATCCGTCGAAGGCCGGCAACTCGATCGCCGACATTGCCGCAGGCATGTACGCTTATACCAACATCCTGGTGGCGCTGCTCAAGCGCGGCCGCGACGGCAAGGGCAGCCGCATCGAGGTATCGATGCTGGAGGCATTGACCGAATGGATGGGCTATCCGCTCTACTACTCTTATCACAACGCACCGCCACCGACGCGCTCGGGCGCCGCTCATGCCACCATCTATCCCTACGGCCCCTTCGAAGCCGGCGACGGCAACACCGTCATGCTCGGCTTGCAAAACGAGCGCGAATGGAAATGCTTCTGCGAACAGGTCCTGGATAATCCTGCATTGGTCGAGGACATCCGCTTCTCGTCCAATTCGCGGCGCCACGCCAACCGCATCGAACTTCGCCGGATGATTCTTGAAAGATTTGCCCAGTTCAGCGCCGAGCAAGTGGTGCAGATGCTGGAACAGGCGCAGATCGCCAGCGCCCGCGTCAATTCCATGCACGACCTGTGGGTGCATCCGCAGCTGGCGGCGCGCCAGCGCTGGGTCGAGGTCGATTCGCCAGTCGGCCCGTTGCCGGCGCTCCTGCCGCCGGGGAAAAACGATTCCTTCGAATATCGCATGGACGCGATTCCGGCGCTCGGCGAGCATACCGACAGCATTCTCGCCGAGCTCGGTTACGGCAAGCGCGATATCGTGGCATTGCACAAGCAGGGAGTGGTCTGATGGCGCTGCCGCGCTCGTACCTGTTCGTGCCGGCAGACCGGCCCGAGCGCTTTGCCAAAGCACTCGCCAGTGGCGCCGACGCCGTGATCCTCGACCTTGAGGATGCGGTCGCCCCGGCCGCCAAGGAAGGCGCGCGCGCCGCGCTGGCGGGCTGGCTGGCAGGATTGGAGGAAGCGGCGCCCCATCTCTGGATCCGCATCAATCCATCGGCGACAGCGTGGCACGATGCCGATCTGGCGCTGACGGCGCGTAGCGCAATCGGCGGCGTGGTATTACCCAAGACGGAACAGGCCAGTGCGCTGCGCGACGTCGCCGCCCGCCTTGCGCCAGGCCAGCGGCTATTGCCGCTGATCGAAAGCGCCGCAGGGCTTGCCGGCATGCGCGAGCTGGCACGTGTGGAGCGGGTCGAACGCCTGCTGTTCGGCTCGATTGACTTGCAGCTCGATCTCGGCATGCAATGCGACGAGCAGGAATCCGAACTGGCGCACTGGCGTGCCGAGCTGGTGCTGGCTTCGCGCCTGGCCGGCATTGCGCCGCCGGTCGACGGCGTGACCGTGGCGCTGGATGACGAAGCCGCACTGGAGGGGGCGGTAGCGCGCGCGCGACGCATGGGTTTTGGCGCCAAGCTCTGCATCCACCCACGTCAGGTGGCCGGTGTGAACCGCGGCTTTCTGCCGGGAGAAAAGGAACTGGGCTGGGCCAGCCGGGTGCTGGCGGCGGTCGCCGCCAGCGGTGGCGCGGCGGTTGCGGTTGACGGCAAGATGGTGGATGCGCCGGTAATCGCGCTGGCGCAACGCTTGCTGCAGGAAGCACAACGCTAGCTTGCAGGCAGGCCTAGGCGCGGGAACGAACCAGGAAAACAGAACATAACAGGAGACCAGACAATATGAACACAAAGATTATCTACCGCCAGGAAGAGAAGCCAATGCACGAATATCTGCGCCAGCATGCGCGCGTGCAGCCGGACAAGGCGGCCTTCATCTGGTACGGCACCAGCATCAGCTACGCCGAACTGGATCGCCTCAGCGATACCTTCGCCGCGCGCCTGGCGCAGCTGGGCGTGCGCAAGGGGGACCGGGTGGCGCTGTTTCTGCAAAACTGCCCGCAATACATTATTGCCCACGTCGGCATCCAGAAACTGGGCGCCATCGTCGGCCCGTGCAGCCCGCTGTTCAAGGGCCATGAACTGGAATACCAGCTCGCCGACCTGGGCGCCGAAGTCATCGTGGCCGCCGACGACCTGTACCCGGTGATCGAGACGGTGCGCGAAAAAACCAAACTGCGCCACATCTTCCTGACCAACTACGGTGACCTGGTGCCGGAACAGCCGACCATCAACGTGCCCGACGAGCTGCGCGCGCCCAAGCTGCGCCTGCCCGGCGCGGAGGATTTCATGGAAATCCTTGCGCAGACATTGCCGGCGCCGCAAGTCGAACTCGACATGGATGACGTGGCGCTGATGACCTACACCTCGGGCACCACCGGCTTGCCCAAGGGCGCCATGCTGACCTACCGCAACGCCCTGTTCAAGAGCTATGCGGCGGCCGACCAGAACTATGTTTACCAGGATGACATGCTGCTCGGCGTGGCGCCGATCTACCATATCGCCGGCATGCTGCTGGCGATTAACGTGACGCTCTATACGGGCGCCACCACCGTGCTGCTATACCGATTCGATCCGGTGCAGGTACTACAGGCGATCGACCGCTACAAGATCACCTGGTGGTACAGTGGCGCCACCATGAACGTGGCAGTGATGCAGCTTGATGATGCAAAAAAATACGATTGCTCCAGCCTGCGCATCAACCCGGCCACCAGCTTCGGCATCACCCTGACCAAACCGCTGGCCGACCAGTGGCTGGCATTCACCGGCGGCTGCAAGCTCTATGAAGCCACCTACGGCATGTCCGAGACCCACACCTGGGACACATCGATGCCAGTCGACGCGGTGCGCTGGGGCGCGCACGGCAAGATGGTGCCGGGCGTCGAATGCCGCGTGCTCGACCCAGACACCGGCGCAGAAAGGCCGCTGGGCGAATCCGGCGAAATGGTGGTGCGCAGTCCGGGCAACTTCAAGGGCTACTGGAACAAGCCGGAAGCCACCGTCAGCACCCTGCGCGAGGGGTGGGTGCATACCGGCGACATGGTGAAGATGGATGCCGACGGCTACCTGACCTTCCTCGGCCGCTTCAAGGAAATGATCAAGGTATCCGGCTACAGCGTGTTTCCGGAAGAGGTCGAGACCATCCTGATCAAGCACCCGGCGATCCGCCAGGCGGCGGTAATCGGCATCGACGATCCGCAAAAGGGCCAGGTAGTCAAGGCGGTGGTGGTGCTGCAGCCGGAACTGGCGCAGGCGCCGACGGGTGAAGAACTGGCGGCATGGAGCCGCGAACAGATGTCCGTCTACAAGGTGCCCAAGGTTTTCGAATTCCGCGACACGCTGCCTGCCACGGGCACCGGCAAGCTGCTGCGTCGTCTGCTGAAGAACTAATTTAAACTGCAAGAGATCATGGACAAGCAAACCCTTCTGCAAGAACTGCGGCGCGACGGCGAACTGGTGACCAAGCGCCTCGAACACTGGGCAAGACAAACGCCCGAGCGCACCTGCTTTTATTACGGCGAAGACAACATTGCCCTGAGCTTTGCCGAATTCAACCGCTTAAGCGACCAGATCGCCGGCAATCTGGCAGCCGCCGGCATCACCAAGGGCATGCACGTGTCGGTGTTCATGCGCAACCAGCTGATCACGGCACTGGCGATGTTCGGCATCTGGAAGGCCGGCGCGGTATTTTGCCCGGTCAATTTCGGCCTGACCGGACGCCTGCTGGCTTACCAGATTGGCGACACCCGGCCGGCGCTGCTGATCGCCGAGCGTGCTCTGGTGCCGATGCTCGACGAGATCGCCGACCAGATGGACAGCGTGCGCGACCTGGTGGTCTACGATGCGCCGACCGGCGCCCACGACCATGTCGAAGGCGGCGCGCGCTTTGCCGGCGCCTTGCCCGAGCGGCCGTGGGAGGAACTGCTGCGTCCCGCGCAAAAGCCGGCCATCCAGCTGGAATACGACGACCGCGCCAACATCATCTATACCTCCGGCACCACCGGCCCTGCCAAGGGCGTGGTGCAAAGCCACCGCTGGATGAACCAGTACACCTTCCTGTTCCGCCAGCTGCTGGACCAGGACGACGTGGTGTACAACGATCTGCCACTGTACCATGTCGGCGGCGCCGTCTACAACGTGGTGCGCGCGGTCTGGGCCGGCTGCGCTTCGGCCTGCTGGGACCGCTTCAGCCCCAACCAGTTCTGGCAGCGCATCGCCACCAGCAATGCCACCAGCGCGGTGCTGGTCGATACCATGATTTCCTGGCTGGCCAAGGCCGATCCGCTGCCGACGGACCGCAACAATACGCTCAACAAGGTGCACATGCAGCCGCTGCCGGACAGGCATGTGGAAATTTCGCAGCGCTTCGGCTTCGATTACGTCACTGCCGGCTTCGGTCAGACCGAATCTGGCATGTCCTGTTTTACCATCATCGAGGAAACCGACGACAGCAATGGCACGCCGCCGGCCTTCTTGCGCGGTCTCGGACGCACCGAAATCCGCGCGCGCGCAGCGCGCTATGGCGTGCCGGTGCTGCCGGTGGAGCGCGCCGGCACGGTCGGCAAGGGCCACATGGGCTTGCCATCGGTCTTCGTCGAGGCGGCCATCCTGGACGAGCGCGACCGTGAATGCGCCGCCGGCGAGCCCGGGCAGCTGGCGTTCCGCTCCCGGCTGCCATCGCTGCTGCTGCACGAGTATCTCGGCAAGCCCGAAGCCACCGCCAAGGCATTTCGCAATCTATGGTTCCACACCGGCGATTCGGCGCGGCGCAACAGCGACGGCACCTACAACTTCGTCGATCGCATGGGCGACCGCATTCGCGTGCGCGGCGAAAACATCTCGTCTTTCCATATCGAAGACATGATCAACCAGTGTCCCGGCGTCGGCATGACGGCCGCTTTCGCGGTACCGGCAGAGGATGGCGACGAGGACGACGTGGTGGTATTCGTGGCCGTGCGCGACGGACAGACGCTTTCCGAGCAGCTGGTGCTGGAATGGTCTGAACAGAACATGCCGAAGTTCATGCGGCCAAGATATGTGCGGGTGGTGGAAGACCTGCCGCGTACGCTGACGCAGAAGGTCGAGAAGTTCAAGCTGAAGAAGAGGATTCTGGAGGAGTTGGGACGGGGTTAAGTCCAGGCCGAGCGCATCGACCACCATGCGGATACCCGCCGAGTACTTGCCGGACTGGCGCAGGTGCGGAATTTCGATCAGCTCGAACGCCGCTTCGTGCATCCCGCACGCCCAGGGCATGGATTTGTTTAGCGCTTCCCGAGAGATTGCCAGATTTTGATTTTTTGACCACCGAAGGGGTATGTCGCCGTTCCACAGTAATGGTAGCCAAATGGGAACCCGCCCAATTGATGTGGCAATGGCGGCAATTTCTCCGCTGCTCCCATGTTAACAGCCACTACAACGGAGTGTAATTCGTCATGATGTGCCCGCTCCAGAACGAACGCGGCCTGCGCAACGTTATTAAGCCACGGCGTCATTACCGGAACAGATTGCAGGGCAAGTGCAACTCCGGGAATATTATACAAACCCAAGAAGGGCGCCCCTGGCAATATATTGCATTCCTTGGTAGCCGCTTTCATATCCGCCAGAAATTTGTGGGTTTCCGCATCAACTTTTACAACGCCCAAGTTTCCTATTGAAAATAACTGGTCTTGCTTTGTGAGCGGAGTCGTCATGTTGTAGGGCTGCAAACTGCTCGTGACGATTTGCGATGAAACCGTCGCTATAAAACAGAACCCAATGACTGAGGCCGGAATTTTACTGAGACCTTTGGGGTGGTGGGCGACCACCAGCAGCGTAACCAGTGTCGCCCACGGCGCCAGCGAAACGATGACCTGGGTGAACAGTGTGTTACCGGTACCCATCGCCACGGAATAAGGCAGAAAAAACAAACCCCCGAATAATGCGATCGAACGCCGATTCTTTCTCCACACTGGAATCGATACAAGCAATGCCATGATCAGCATCGCAAATATCGCAATCGGGGCTGCGATAGTGCCTTTCACACTCCATCCGCCGAGCAAGTGCTGACCGGATAAAAGGGTAAATGAAAGTACAGCCAACCCTGCTATTGCAATGACTGTGCGGCGTGTCATTGCATAAGCGGAAAATGCAAATAAAGGGATATAAAATGCAATCAAGGTCTCCGCAACATATTCCCCAAACTGGATGGCATACCTGATCAGACGGACATCTATCGACTCAACTTGTACGGCCCTGAAGAGAAGCATTCCCTGCTCAACAGCTTGTGTTGCATCGCTAACCGTAGTGTTGCTCAATAAAGCTATGCCGGTAAAAGCGACGACACCGACGGCCATCGATACCGTTCCACCGATTTTGTGGAAGTACGAACGCTCAAAGATGCATAGCCATATGATGAGAAGCATTAAAGTTGATGCACCTGCGGAAGCCTTGCAAAGAGCCTCCAGGCCGATTGCACAGCCTGCCATGGCAAACAACAGATGTTTTTGAATGATGCTCGAACGATGCACCCCTAACAAAACCAGACCCGCTGCCGCATATGCGCCTGCCGATGCCAGCAGGTTATAGGAAGGTGAAAGATTGATCGTTGAGGCATAAAGCATTGCACCAACAATCGAACCGGCAACAACCACAGCTTTCGATTGAAAGCGATCCGTTACGACACCAATATGTATGCACGCAGAAAATGCCGCCACTGCGAGCAAGCCTGAACTGGCCAGAAGCACCGCCATACCAGCTGCTCTAAACAGATGAAGGCTCCCTGTGATCTGCCAAAGCCAGGTGCTTATCCATTGCTGTGCGCTGATATAAAACTGGACCGAATCAGCGTGCATGGCGAGTAACAGGTAATACGCCTCATCGGTAATTTCGAATCCGCGCTCCAACGCCCAAACGCAATACGCGATCACGACGATAGCGCATAAAAAAATTCCCGCTTTGGCGATACTCTCCAATCCACGAGAGAGGTTTGATGAAATATCGCCGCGATATTTTTCTGGAAATTTCATACGGAAGGGCGTAAAGACCAATATTTTGCTGTGGAAAAATTGAAGACAACGACTAAAGGAATCAAGCCAATTTGCACGTAAAAAGGGTCAAAATCAGTTTGCTTAACGATATAGTTCAAGACTAGAAGGTTCAATGCTATCGAAATTGCACTTGCCAGGAAAAATCTGAGGAATCTGGCCTTGAACTGTATAGTTTGTTCTGGCTTGAACACCCATGAAAAATTCAGCACATACGAAAAAATCATGCCGACAACCCAGGCAGCGACAAGCGAAAGCAAGTAGTTCACCGAAAATACTTTCAACATCATGGTGAATACCATCAAAGTAAGGGCAAAGTTTGCTGCGCCGACAAGCGTGAATTTTGTGACTTCGATTCGGAATCTATGCATTATGCTATCAGTGGGCGTGGAAAGGTGTTGGTCAAGCCAAGCTGTGATCCCGGTTAACGCTTTTTGGCGACGATCACCAGTGTTCCTCCAAAAGGAAGCGATGCGCCAAATCCAATAAGGAACTCATCGATTCGCATAAAAAGATCAAAGATTACATTCAAAGAATCTGAAAATTTAACTCTTTTCTCAAGCGCTTTCTCGGCCGACGGAGATTGATCGCGTCCCTTGTCAAACAGCCTTGAAATCAACATCAACGGGAACAGGATGAAGACAAAAGAGGTCGCATAACTAATCTCGAAACCATTTTCTTTAAGCTTTCTAACTAATTCCCGTCTGGAATACCTGCGTTTGTGCTTAACGATCTCATCCAGTTTGCTCCACAAGAACATGTGCTGCGGCACGCTTATGATCAGGACGCCATCCCTATTTAGCATCTGACTCATATTTGATAGGGCGGCGCCATCGTTTTCAATGTGCTCAATGACGTCAAATGCAGTGATGATATGAAATTGCTCACCGATCTTCCCTTGTGTCACATCGAATTGGACGAAGTCGACATTGGGAAGGTTTTTCTTGGCGTATACAAGGCCTTTCAGGTAAATTTCCGACCCGGTGATTTCCAGATTTTCGTTTTGGGCGATTTGGTGGATGAAATCGCCAGTGCCGCAGCCTATCTCCAGGAATTTCGTTTTTCCTGTCGGTGCCAGATGGCGTTGAACAATGCCTTTGAATAAACGGTTCCTTGAACTAACCCAAAAGCTGCTCTCGGCATTTTTATCTGTCAGGTCAAATCCACTATCGGGATAATCTGTATAGTCGCTCGCGACTTCCGGACTGTAGCATTTGATGCCGTCGACGATTGAGTACTGAAGGGTATCGCTCATAGATGTTTATCTCGAATGACATAGTTTGGTCTCTTGCGCACTTCCTCATTTATTCGCCAAACATATTCTCCTATCACTCCCAGCATCACCATGATCATTCCGCCTACCAGCAGAATTACGATCATCAGCGGGGCCCAACCCTCGAATGGCGTTTCGCCACGCAGCCAGCTAAAAACGATGGTGGCGCTATACAGGAGACCCAATGCGGATGTGATTAAACCGACGAGGGAAATAAACCGGATCGGCAAGTAGGACGCATCCAGTACAGCATCCAGAAAATTCTTCAGCTTCTTGCCGAAGTTGTATTGGGACTTGCCGATCGTTCTTTTCAGGCGAATGTATGGGATGAAGCTGGTGCGATATCCGGTCCACAGCAAATCGCCCTGAAAAAACCGATGTCTGACATCAATGGCATTGAATGCATCCATGACCTTTCTGTCCATTAGCACAAAGTCGAAACCACCGGGCGGAATTTGCGGCAGCGACATGCGCAATACGCCATAGGCCAGGCGAGAAAACAGTTTGGCCGAAAGCGTATCCGCGCGATCTGTCCTGTAGCAAATGACAGTCTCGGCGCCTCCCTGCCACTTTTCAATCATCTGCGGAATCAGTTCAACCGGATCTTGCAGATCAGCTGAGATGTTGATGATTGCGTCACCAGTGGCCTCCTTGAAGCCAGCCAGCATGGCGGCCATCTGGCCGAAGTTCCGGGTGAATGAGATGACCTTTATCCGAGAATCCTGTTCCCTCAGGCGCAGAATCTCTGGCAGAGACCCATCCTTTGATCCATCATCCACGAAAACAATCTCGTACTCGTGCTGCGCAAGGTCATTTGCAAAGACCGACCGAATTTTTTCGTGTGTTCCGGATACCGCGCCTTCGTTGTGATAGACGGCGACGACAAATGAAATCTTCATTACTCCCCTTCCTCATTCAGGCATCAGGGGGATACTTGAACACAGATGCGGATGCCGCTGCCCCCAATTTACAGCCCCCTTCCCAATATTTCTCGGGGATTGTTCGTCCCGTTTGCCGTTCATATTTATCCTGTCTTTTATTA
This window harbors:
- a CDS encoding AMP-binding protein, whose amino-acid sequence is MDKQTLLQELRRDGELVTKRLEHWARQTPERTCFYYGEDNIALSFAEFNRLSDQIAGNLAAAGITKGMHVSVFMRNQLITALAMFGIWKAGAVFCPVNFGLTGRLLAYQIGDTRPALLIAERALVPMLDEIADQMDSVRDLVVYDAPTGAHDHVEGGARFAGALPERPWEELLRPAQKPAIQLEYDDRANIIYTSGTTGPAKGVVQSHRWMNQYTFLFRQLLDQDDVVYNDLPLYHVGGAVYNVVRAVWAGCASACWDRFSPNQFWQRIATSNATSAVLVDTMISWLAKADPLPTDRNNTLNKVHMQPLPDRHVEISQRFGFDYVTAGFGQTESGMSCFTIIEETDDSNGTPPAFLRGLGRTEIRARAARYGVPVLPVERAGTVGKGHMGLPSVFVEAAILDERDRECAAGEPGQLAFRSRLPSLLLHEYLGKPEATAKAFRNLWFHTGDSARRNSDGTYNFVDRMGDRIRVRGENISSFHIEDMINQCPGVGMTAAFAVPAEDGDEDDVVVFVAVRDGQTLSEQLVLEWSEQNMPKFMRPRYVRVVEDLPRTLTQKVEKFKLKKRILEELGRG
- a CDS encoding GtrA family protein; its protein translation is MHRFRIEVTKFTLVGAANFALTLMVFTMMLKVFSVNYLLSLVAAWVVGMIFSYVLNFSWVFKPEQTIQFKARFLRFFLASAISIALNLLVLNYIVKQTDFDPFYVQIGLIPLVVVFNFSTAKYWSLRPSV
- a CDS encoding HpcH/HpaI aldolase/citrate lyase family protein, which encodes MALPRSYLFVPADRPERFAKALASGADAVILDLEDAVAPAAKEGARAALAGWLAGLEEAAPHLWIRINPSATAWHDADLALTARSAIGGVVLPKTEQASALRDVAARLAPGQRLLPLIESAAGLAGMRELARVERVERLLFGSIDLQLDLGMQCDEQESELAHWRAELVLASRLAGIAPPVDGVTVALDDEAALEGAVARARRMGFGAKLCIHPRQVAGVNRGFLPGEKELGWASRVLAAVAASGGAAVAVDGKMVDAPVIALAQRLLQEAQR
- a CDS encoding glycosyltransferase family 2 protein; translation: MKISFVVAVYHNEGAVSGTHEKIRSVFANDLAQHEYEIVFVDDGSKDGSLPEILRLREQDSRIKVISFTRNFGQMAAMLAGFKEATGDAIINISADLQDPVELIPQMIEKWQGGAETVICYRTDRADTLSAKLFSRLAYGVLRMSLPQIPPGGFDFVLMDRKVMDAFNAIDVRHRFFQGDLLWTGYRTSFIPYIRLKRTIGKSQYNFGKKLKNFLDAVLDASYLPIRFISLVGLITSALGLLYSATIVFSWLRGETPFEGWAPLMIVILLVGGMIMVMLGVIGEYVWRINEEVRKRPNYVIRDKHL
- a CDS encoding CaiB/BaiF CoA transferase family protein; protein product: MTSPRPLEGVTVISLEHAIAAPFCTRQLADLGARVIKIERPGTGDFARGYDERVDGLASHFVWTNRSKESLTLNLKEAEGKAILDKLLSQADVVVQNLAPGAAAGLGVSAAALHPKYPGLIICDISGYGEDGPYRDKKAYDLMIQSEAGFLSVTGTKNDPSKAGNSIADIAAGMYAYTNILVALLKRGRDGKGSRIEVSMLEALTEWMGYPLYYSYHNAPPPTRSGAAHATIYPYGPFEAGDGNTVMLGLQNEREWKCFCEQVLDNPALVEDIRFSSNSRRHANRIELRRMILERFAQFSAEQVVQMLEQAQIASARVNSMHDLWVHPQLAARQRWVEVDSPVGPLPALLPPGKNDSFEYRMDAIPALGEHTDSILAELGYGKRDIVALHKQGVV
- a CDS encoding class I SAM-dependent methyltransferase, which gives rise to MSDTLQYSIVDGIKCYSPEVASDYTDYPDSGFDLTDKNAESSFWVSSRNRLFKGIVQRHLAPTGKTKFLEIGCGTGDFIHQIAQNENLEITGSEIYLKGLVYAKKNLPNVDFVQFDVTQGKIGEQFHIITAFDVIEHIENDGAALSNMSQMLNRDGVLIISVPQHMFLWSKLDEIVKHKRRYSRRELVRKLKENGFEISYATSFVFILFPLMLISRLFDKGRDQSPSAEKALEKRVKFSDSLNVIFDLFMRIDEFLIGFGASLPFGGTLVIVAKKR
- a CDS encoding AMP-binding protein, translating into MNTKIIYRQEEKPMHEYLRQHARVQPDKAAFIWYGTSISYAELDRLSDTFAARLAQLGVRKGDRVALFLQNCPQYIIAHVGIQKLGAIVGPCSPLFKGHELEYQLADLGAEVIVAADDLYPVIETVREKTKLRHIFLTNYGDLVPEQPTINVPDELRAPKLRLPGAEDFMEILAQTLPAPQVELDMDDVALMTYTSGTTGLPKGAMLTYRNALFKSYAAADQNYVYQDDMLLGVAPIYHIAGMLLAINVTLYTGATTVLLYRFDPVQVLQAIDRYKITWWYSGATMNVAVMQLDDAKKYDCSSLRINPATSFGITLTKPLADQWLAFTGGCKLYEATYGMSETHTWDTSMPVDAVRWGAHGKMVPGVECRVLDPDTGAERPLGESGEMVVRSPGNFKGYWNKPEATVSTLREGWVHTGDMVKMDADGYLTFLGRFKEMIKVSGYSVFPEEVETILIKHPAIRQAAVIGIDDPQKGQVVKAVVVLQPELAQAPTGEELAAWSREQMSVYKVPKVFEFRDTLPATGTGKLLRRLLKN